A genomic window from Oceanobacillus timonensis includes:
- a CDS encoding sodium/proline symporter — protein sequence MQTIIYVEIVLYLLAMLAIGIYFSKKDLTHNDYFLGGNKVPGWVLAFSERATGESAYMFLGAIGFIYVAGLSGIWVLSGMFFGVLASWLFLSKRFMTEQQKYKVNSLTDYIAVKFPRHADIIRWLASTVMVVFFVCYLAAQFSGMGKTVYSISGFSITWGTIIIALIIIAYSCLGGFMSVVWTDTVQSFLMLISFIIIPIVAFIEIKNQGLSVSTELSLRGGGADSWTGGLNGLALGAMLFTNFSWFFGWLGGQPQLSSRFMAITTEKERVTGRNMALIWTMIVYVGAFLSAIFASTLYSQGTLADPEMILPHMIFEILPPWISGIILAGILAAIMSTASSQLLVITTSISEDIIHKTLKWNITSKKLVHLSRFVALISGIIGIIISLKSESVIYSLVSFAWAGIGNTFSVVVLLIFFWKRVSGIGVIATIFVGAVSAVLWSLSPLEAIISAKAATFFICLIVGIVFSLLYPDKEQKAAA from the coding sequence GTGCAAACAATCATATACGTAGAAATTGTTCTCTATTTGCTCGCTATGCTTGCAATAGGAATTTATTTTAGCAAAAAAGACTTAACACATAACGATTATTTTTTAGGCGGCAATAAAGTCCCCGGCTGGGTACTTGCCTTTTCAGAACGTGCTACCGGAGAATCTGCCTACATGTTCCTGGGAGCTATCGGATTTATTTATGTAGCAGGTTTATCCGGCATCTGGGTGTTATCAGGAATGTTCTTCGGAGTGCTCGCTTCCTGGCTATTCCTGTCGAAACGATTTATGACGGAGCAGCAAAAATACAAGGTAAATAGTTTAACAGATTATATTGCGGTTAAATTTCCAAGACATGCGGATATTATCCGCTGGTTAGCTTCTACAGTCATGGTTGTTTTCTTTGTCTGCTATTTAGCTGCACAGTTCTCCGGGATGGGTAAAACGGTATATTCTATTTCCGGATTCAGCATCACTTGGGGAACGATTATTATTGCCCTGATTATTATTGCATATTCCTGCTTAGGCGGCTTTATGTCGGTTGTCTGGACAGATACAGTGCAAAGTTTTTTAATGTTGATATCTTTTATTATCATACCGATTGTTGCTTTTATAGAAATTAAAAATCAGGGATTGAGCGTCTCTACAGAACTGTCATTAAGAGGTGGCGGAGCTGATAGCTGGACTGGCGGGTTGAATGGTCTTGCCTTGGGAGCAATGTTGTTTACCAACTTCTCCTGGTTTTTTGGATGGCTCGGCGGACAGCCGCAATTAAGCTCCCGATTTATGGCGATTACAACTGAAAAAGAACGCGTTACCGGTCGGAACATGGCCCTTATCTGGACAATGATTGTCTATGTGGGAGCCTTTCTATCAGCTATTTTCGCTTCTACTTTATACTCGCAAGGCACATTGGCCGATCCGGAAATGATTCTGCCCCATATGATTTTTGAAATTTTACCGCCATGGATTTCTGGAATTATCCTTGCAGGGATTCTGGCTGCGATTATGTCAACAGCATCTTCCCAGTTACTGGTTATTACAACTTCCATCAGCGAGGATATTATTCATAAAACGCTCAAATGGAACATTACCAGTAAAAAGCTCGTCCATTTATCCCGCTTCGTTGCATTAATCAGTGGGATTATCGGAATTATTATTTCACTGAAATCAGAATCTGTTATTTACAGTCTTGTCTCTTTTGCGTGGGCAGGGATTGGAAATACATTTTCTGTCGTGGTGCTGTTAATCTTCTTTTGGAAACGCGTCTCGGGAATCGGGGTTATCGCAACTATTTTCGTCGGCGCAGTCAGCGCTGTTCTCTGGTCTCTTTCACCGCTGGAAGCTATTATATCTGCCAAAGCCGCAACCTTCTTTATCTGTTTGATTGTCGGAATTGTATTCTCTTTACTCTATCCGGATAAAGAACAAAAAGCGGCAGCTTAA
- a CDS encoding aliphatic sulfonate ABC transporter substrate-binding protein: protein MRKLLLALITCSFIAVLAACGADSEASEEGETIRLGYQKGNTMNLLKAHGTLDEALNEAGYNVEWKEFAMGAPLIEALNTDNIDFGHSSDVHSVLMQSGGHDVNYVASESPYPEGVALLAREGSGIETLEDLKGKVVGVTNGGNQHYLLLESLKQAGIDWDEVETKFYKDASEGLMAFSNDEFDVFGTWDPFYAIVQDQNETHTILDGTDLIENRTFYLARDDFADEQPEALTIILEELENMDQWANEEKREAAEILADELGLDPEPLEVANERRQFGVQRMTEEVIANQQQLADTFYEAGLIDNEISVQEAVDTYDLDQSVFPDNIE, encoded by the coding sequence ATGAGAAAATTACTCTTGGCACTTATTACATGTAGTTTCATAGCTGTACTGGCAGCTTGCGGGGCTGATTCAGAGGCTTCTGAAGAGGGCGAAACGATTCGTCTGGGCTATCAAAAAGGGAATACCATGAATCTATTAAAAGCGCATGGGACGTTAGATGAAGCATTAAACGAAGCAGGCTATAACGTAGAATGGAAGGAATTTGCGATGGGCGCGCCGTTGATTGAAGCGTTAAATACAGATAATATTGACTTTGGTCATTCATCGGATGTACATAGCGTGTTGATGCAGTCTGGAGGGCATGATGTTAATTATGTAGCTTCTGAGTCCCCTTATCCAGAAGGTGTAGCATTACTGGCAAGAGAAGGTTCAGGAATTGAAACATTAGAAGATTTAAAAGGGAAAGTAGTCGGCGTGACTAATGGCGGGAACCAGCACTATCTTCTTTTAGAATCATTAAAGCAGGCCGGTATCGATTGGGACGAGGTAGAGACGAAGTTTTATAAGGACGCTTCTGAAGGCCTAATGGCTTTTTCCAATGATGAATTTGACGTGTTTGGAACGTGGGATCCATTCTATGCGATTGTACAGGACCAAAATGAAACACATACGATTCTTGACGGAACAGATCTCATTGAAAATCGTACGTTCTATTTAGCAAGAGATGATTTTGCTGATGAACAGCCAGAAGCACTTACCATTATTTTAGAGGAATTAGAAAACATGGATCAGTGGGCAAATGAGGAAAAAAGAGAGGCTGCTGAGATTTTGGCAGACGAGTTAGGATTGGATCCAGAACCGCTGGAGGTAGCCAATGAACGCCGGCAGTTTGGTGTCCAAAGAATGACGGAAGAAGTCATTGCCAATCAGCAGCAATTAGCAGATACGTTTTATGAAGCAGGATTGATAGATAATGAAATCAGTGTCCAAGAGGCGGTGGATACATATGATTTAGATCAATCTGTTTTTCCGGATAATATAGAATAA
- a CDS encoding ABC transporter ATP-binding protein, which produces MFGIELKNVGKSFGANEVLRKIDLSVPKGSFTAIVGKSGCGKSTLLRVIAGLEDVTSGSIAYTDTEAKKSNIRIMFQDDRLLPWKNIWKNIAIGGVNQEEAEAALDKVGLYDKKEDWPDELSGGQKQRVALARALASSPDVLLFDEPLGALDALTRMDMQQLMEDLWQEQHFTSVLVTHDVSEAVHLADRVIVLDEGGVKLDQEIDLQRPRERDEKFTRYEKKILDQIVGGE; this is translated from the coding sequence ATGTTTGGCATCGAGTTAAAAAATGTAGGGAAAAGCTTTGGAGCAAATGAAGTTTTACGGAAGATTGATTTATCTGTACCAAAGGGCAGCTTTACAGCAATTGTAGGAAAAAGTGGCTGTGGGAAGAGTACACTGTTGAGAGTGATTGCTGGACTGGAGGATGTGACGAGCGGTTCCATAGCTTATACAGACACAGAAGCAAAAAAATCGAATATACGCATTATGTTCCAGGATGACCGGCTTCTTCCTTGGAAGAATATATGGAAGAACATTGCGATTGGCGGAGTAAATCAAGAGGAAGCAGAAGCAGCATTAGATAAAGTAGGGCTGTACGATAAAAAAGAGGATTGGCCCGATGAGTTATCTGGTGGACAGAAGCAGCGTGTAGCACTTGCGAGAGCCTTGGCAAGCAGTCCGGATGTTTTATTATTTGATGAACCATTGGGGGCATTGGATGCATTGACCCGGATGGATATGCAGCAATTAATGGAAGACCTTTGGCAAGAACAGCATTTTACTTCTGTTTTGGTAACACATGATGTATCCGAAGCAGTTCATTTAGCTGATCGTGTTATTGTACTGGACGAAGGTGGCGTGAAGTTAGATCAAGAGATTGATTTACAGCGTCCTCGGGAACGGGATGAAAAGTTTACAAGGTACGAAAAGAAAATACTAGATCAAATCGTAGGAGGAGAATAG
- a CDS encoding ABC transporter permease subunit, with the protein MKKNKWYNNQFFPWLLPIVVVILWQVLGQLNLIKSTMLPTPVEVVEAGIRLFQTGELLEHVYISTERAVIGFAIGGGIGFLLGLFNGTVLFLEKLMDTSIQMIRTVPHLALIPLVILWFGIGESAKIFLVAVGVMFPIYINTFNGIKNVDGKLIEMGKVYGMSKWQLFTNIILPGAMPNILVGIRYALGVTWISLIVAETIGADAGIGYLATTAREFMQMDIVVLTIVLYAILGKLSDFIAKVCERRLLKWNPAYRKN; encoded by the coding sequence GTGAAAAAGAATAAATGGTATAACAACCAATTTTTTCCTTGGTTATTACCAATAGTTGTAGTGATATTATGGCAGGTACTTGGCCAGCTTAACCTGATTAAGTCTACCATGCTGCCAACACCGGTTGAGGTAGTTGAAGCAGGCATTCGTTTATTTCAAACAGGAGAGCTGCTAGAACACGTATACATAAGTACGGAACGAGCTGTCATCGGATTTGCTATTGGCGGAGGCATCGGTTTTCTGCTTGGCCTGTTTAATGGAACCGTTCTATTTTTGGAAAAACTAATGGATACGTCGATTCAAATGATACGGACTGTCCCGCATTTAGCGCTGATTCCGCTTGTGATTTTATGGTTTGGAATTGGAGAAAGCGCTAAAATATTTCTTGTTGCGGTTGGCGTGATGTTTCCGATTTATATCAATACGTTTAACGGGATCAAGAATGTAGATGGGAAATTAATAGAGATGGGGAAAGTGTACGGCATGTCGAAGTGGCAGCTTTTCACGAATATCATTTTACCTGGTGCTATGCCAAATATCTTAGTCGGGATTCGCTATGCGCTTGGGGTGACGTGGATTTCGCTAATTGTAGCAGAAACTATAGGTGCTGATGCAGGGATAGGCTATTTGGCAACAACGGCTCGCGAATTTATGCAGATGGATATTGTGGTGTTAACGATTGTGCTTTATGCGATTCTAGGAAAGCTATCTGACTTTATTGCCAAAGTGTGTGAACGGCGTTTGTTGAAATGGAATCCGGCATATCGGAAGAATTAA
- a CDS encoding VOC family protein: MPFQFDHLVHFVDSPEEVKEELKKLGLHAVDGGKHDNGGTYNALSYFGLSYIELIGVFDQQLADQPAEKYSLRDTFQKDGYASGLSRIALRSRNLEEEAKRFKSLGLEVIGPVPLGRKRPDGSMINWKLLFAGNPEEKLVLPFFIEWEEADEERRKSLEEQGTIAAHQKGNLSLESVGFAVKDAKAVIEKWETYLGLEQGEAFFDKGLDATGHRLKLSGGDILFYEPEGEGIVSDTLNKRGEKPFIVTISGGNQKEQFKVKNAIYRFV, translated from the coding sequence ATGCCTTTTCAGTTTGACCACCTTGTTCATTTTGTTGACAGTCCAGAAGAAGTAAAAGAGGAGTTAAAGAAGCTTGGTCTCCACGCTGTAGATGGAGGAAAGCACGATAATGGCGGCACTTACAATGCGCTTAGTTATTTTGGTTTAAGTTATATCGAACTGATTGGCGTGTTTGATCAGCAGTTAGCTGATCAGCCTGCCGAAAAATATAGTCTGAGAGATACCTTTCAAAAAGATGGTTATGCTTCAGGTTTATCCAGAATTGCATTAAGGTCCCGTAATCTGGAGGAGGAAGCAAAGCGTTTTAAATCACTTGGGCTGGAGGTTATTGGTCCAGTTCCTTTAGGGAGAAAAAGACCCGATGGCAGCATGATAAATTGGAAGCTGTTATTCGCAGGAAATCCAGAAGAAAAGCTAGTCTTACCATTCTTTATTGAATGGGAAGAAGCAGATGAAGAACGCAGAAAAAGCCTGGAAGAGCAAGGAACGATTGCTGCTCATCAAAAAGGAAACCTTTCCTTAGAATCTGTCGGCTTTGCTGTAAAGGATGCAAAAGCTGTTATCGAAAAGTGGGAGACTTATTTGGGATTGGAGCAGGGAGAAGCGTTCTTTGATAAAGGTCTGGACGCGACAGGACACCGTTTAAAGCTGTCAGGCGGAGACATCCTGTTTTATGAGCCTGAAGGTGAAGGAATAGTTTCTGATACACTGAATAAAAGAGGTGAGAAACCTTTTATCGTTACCATTTCAGGAGGAAATCAGAAAGAACAATTTAAAGTAAAGAATGCTATTTACCGGTTTGTTTAA
- a CDS encoding ABC transporter permease subunit: protein METIVKSTYIKRKKNGSISLRAGNKSKFVIRMTMITLFVLTIAGFLLFDYTGLEIRTAVVETASNLYAMFFKPALNHFTWAEALYQIGVTMGLAVLSTIIGAVIAFFLALTAAANLSKEWVTKVVRVIVAFIRAVPTVLWVLIFAIAAGLGSEAAVLGMLFHSIAYLVKAFSEAFEEVDKGILEALRAAGSGWWPVVIHGIIPSTFTYLLSWTFLRFEINFSVAVAMGAAAGAGGIGFELFMASGFYFDLNEVGFITYAILLIAIILEVFSTQLKNRYFPSSVRN from the coding sequence ATATCCTTAAGGGCTGGAAATAAATCAAAATTCGTTATACGGATGACGATGATTACGCTATTTGTCTTAACAATTGCCGGTTTTTTATTGTTTGATTATACGGGTTTAGAAATAAGAACTGCGGTAGTGGAGACAGCCTCTAATCTATATGCGATGTTTTTTAAGCCGGCACTCAACCATTTCACATGGGCCGAAGCATTATATCAAATTGGAGTGACGATGGGACTTGCTGTTTTGTCTACAATTATTGGTGCTGTGATTGCTTTCTTTTTAGCGTTAACAGCTGCAGCTAATTTATCGAAGGAATGGGTTACCAAGGTCGTTCGTGTCATTGTAGCCTTTATTCGCGCAGTGCCAACCGTATTATGGGTGCTTATTTTTGCAATTGCTGCCGGGCTCGGCAGTGAAGCTGCAGTATTAGGTATGCTGTTTCATTCCATTGCGTATTTAGTAAAAGCATTTTCCGAAGCATTTGAAGAAGTCGATAAAGGCATTTTGGAAGCATTAAGAGCTGCAGGGTCCGGCTGGTGGCCTGTTGTTATACATGGCATTATTCCTTCTACGTTTACCTATTTATTATCATGGACCTTCCTGCGTTTTGAAATTAACTTTTCTGTGGCTGTGGCGATGGGAGCTGCTGCGGGAGCTGGCGGAATTGGATTTGAATTATTTATGGCCTCTGGGTTTTATTTCGATCTGAATGAGGTTGGCTTTATTACGTACGCTATCTTATTGATTGCGATTATTCTCGAAGTGTTTTCAACGCAATTGAAAAATCGATATTTTCCATCCAGTGTAAGAAATTAA